One segment of Anastrepha obliqua isolate idAnaObli1 chromosome 3, idAnaObli1_1.0, whole genome shotgun sequence DNA contains the following:
- the LOC129241286 gene encoding pyridoxal phosphate phosphatase PHOSPHO2-like codes for MSSRQLAVFDFDETLIGACCMRQILKFLPDYRRPPAYDFAKKGWIEYANSVFKELLSMGYSLETLCKFICSLPPIPGMPQLIEHLWNSSVPQYDLIIVSDCFSIFVTNWLKAHKLFKCFTGIYCNPTTINDSGELIVDSYHCASCPFSPPNFCKNRVLNEFLSMQQQLNINYDRVVYIGNGRNDFCPTLNMRSRDLVCARKDDVLAEKIQKNRKRMKIQPKLYLWVDGYELLDNLAL; via the coding sequence ATGTCTTCGCGCCAACTTGCCGTTTTTGATTTCGATGAGACTCTCATTGGTGCGTGCTGTATGCGTCAAATACTCAAATTCCTACCAGACTACAGGCGACCTCCAGCATACGACTTTGCGAAAAAGGGTTGGATCGAGTATGCCAATAGCGTATTTAAAGAGCTGCTCTCGATGGGATATTCTCTGGagactttgtgcaaatttatttgctCTCTGCCACCTATTCCCGGCATGCCGCAGCTTATTGAGCATCTCTGGAACTCGTCTGTCCCCCAATACGATCTCATTATAGTCAGTGATTGCTTCAGTATATTTGTCACCAATTGGTTAAAGGCACACAAACTTTTCAAATGTTTCACTGGCATTTATTGCAATCCAACGACAATCAACGATTCTGGAGAGTTAATTGTGGACAGTTATCATTGCGCCAGTTGTCCATTTAGTCCGCCTAACTTTTGTAAGAATCGCGTGCTGAACGAGTTCCTGTCCATGCAGCAACAACTGAATATAAATTACGACCGAGTGGTTTACATTGGCAATGGAAGGAATGACTTTTGTCCAACGCTTAACATGCGTTCACGTGATCTCGTGTGTGCACGCAAAGACGATGTGTTGGCagagaaaattcagaaaaatcgcAAAAGGATGAAAATACAACCGAAATTGTACTTGTGGGTCGATGGATATGAATTACTCGATAACCTGGCATTATAA
- the LOC129240699 gene encoding serine/threonine-protein kinase pakD, with protein sequence MEFGLNTVFAPSTQSKIAVEVFPTLDRQSDNSAFNKTCDNNAGNGANVVDHSILNLFASPKECCIKKEDLPTKDQYELASLILKNALNVRRNNVDIIESQTLTQKQKNNSKILQCNSSDHALQQQQKEVFAKTSDDLLAALRVKNTNTTSKLIKNKQIATPNVPTSSSTSASASSTSTSATYSSILAAPATNSSSSTFTVAASRTPVMSTKPAASTVNGIKNGLQIPSDILDDLASRFIINVPDMELSNFIRICFQIELAHWFYLDFFCAADQQQQRDEAGKKRKLPSCGMKQFAIQLFQHIPFLREHLSSIDKILDDWKNYKLSVPTYGAILISEDLNFCLLVQSYFAKSSWGFPKGKVNENEDPVHCATREVYEETGYDITKLIVPNDYIEAVFNYQYTRLYIVRDVSLDTQFSPRTRNEIKCCDWFPIDSLPVNKNDAISKAKLGINANSFFMIMPFVKPLKKWVHDKRSGLETQRKYSGAVGSNSSDFTNSPATLMTTAAAATAAAVCGGTYNCNNQKHTNANSSSKKIKPHTNYDDKHNALKMSGGNTANCGNSNNATAASTSNSSNRSKRQRHKSMGDLDGIKLNNLSSNNCNLNTICKNSSNMITTASDNIEPITESISNNGESGNCKTGSNHKRNGSSVKLVTAGSSNNGQNSNNNNVAGCTSSKRQLFHSQSQNGSNQNGEKIVSSFDLIRKEKQQQLKASAEKASKVQRQQQQSQSNASYNSGRVRAKSQSDKMCVQQQSTNKNSNSNTNNNNNCGGNNKHRVQKQLSMIIVNSNAITHSDNKSNHNNNNAINNTAAHSARVASNPTPTASTGAELLAFAVEAASTPSLTSTTNSAQKPRPASATLHFATPTAGQPTQELQRMASGTNLRILKRSTSYNTQQPQPQQQELQPKKNLIQILQQQEATSEQTQQFETEQEVRHRHEQQKFTPSFSSWMNFSFTKNFIANVFC encoded by the exons ATGGAATTTGGTTTGAATACGGTTTTTGCGCCGTCGACGCAATCCAAAATAGCAGTTGAAGTATTTCCAACGCTGGATCGCCAAAGTGATAATAGTGCTTTTAATAAAACCTGCGATAACAACGCTGGTAATGGCGCCAATGTTGTTGACCACagcattttaaatttgtttgcctCACCGAAGGAATGTTGTATAAAGAAAGAAg ATTTGCCAACTAAAGACCAGTATGAGCTAGCGTCGCTAATCCTTAAGAACGCACTAAATGTAAGAAGAAACAATGTCGATATAATCGAGAGTCAGACACTgactcaaaagcaaaaaaacaattcgaaaatactccAGTGCAATAGCAGTGATCATGcgctgcagcagcagcaaaaggAAGTGTTTGCGAAAACGTCAGATGACTTGTTGGCTGCTTTGAGAGtgaaaaacacaaatacaacCAGCAAACTGATTAAAAACAAACAGATCGCCACTCCAAATGTACCAACATCATCATCTACATCAGCATCAGCATCATCTACATCTACATCAGCAACATATTCATCAATTTTAGCCGCACCAGCAACGAATTCCTCAAGCTCAACATTCACAGTGGCCGCATCAAGAACACCAGTTATGAGCACAAAACCTGCGGCTAGTACAGTAAATGGCATCAAAAATGGTTTACAAATTCCGTCCGATATCCTTGATGATTTGGCAAGTCGTTTTATTATTAATGTTCCCGATATGGAATTGAGCAATTTTATAAGGATTTGCTTTCAAATTGAGTTGGCACATTGGTTTTACTTGGATTTCTTCTGCGCTGCAGATCAGCAACAGCAACGCGATGAAGCAGGCAAAAAGAGGAAATTACCATCTTGCGGTATGAAACAGTTCGCGATACAATTATTTCAG CATATTCCATTTCTACGTGAACATTTATCGTCAATCGATAAAATATTAGATGATTGGAAAAATTACAAACTATCAGTGCCCACCTATGGGGCCATACTAATATCCGAGGATCTCAATTTTTGCCTTTTAGTGCAATCTTACTTTGCTAAAAGCTCATGGGGCTTTCCCAAGGGGAAAGTCAATGAGAACGAAGATCCAGTGCATTGCGCCACGAGAGAA GTTTATGAGGAGACTGGCTACGATATAACTAAATTAATAGTACCAAATGACTACATTGAGGCTGTGTTCAATTATCAATATACACGCTTGTACATAGTGCGCGATGTGTCTCTAGATACGCAATTCTCACCGCGGACTCGTAATGAGATTAAATGTTGTGATTGGTTTCCGATCGATTCGTTGCCGGTCAATAAAAATGATGCCATATCAAAAGCCAAATTGGGTATAAAcgccaattcattttttatgataatGCCATTTGTTAAACCACTTAAAAAGTGGGTGCATGATAAGCGCTCGGGTTTAGAGACGCAACGTAAATATTCTGGCGCAGTCGGAAGTAATTCGTCTGATTTTACAAATTCCCCTGCAACGCTGATGACAACAGCAGCGGCGGCCACAGCAGCAGCTGTATGTGGCGGCACTTATAACTGTAATAATCAAAAGcacacaaatgcaaatagtagTAGTAAGAAGATTAAACCACATACAAATTATGATGATAAGCATAACGCCTTAAAAATGAGTGGTGGAAATACAGCTAATTGTGGCAATAGCAATAATGCAACTGCAGCATCAACAAGCAACAGCAGTAATCGCTCAAAAAGACAGCGGCATAAATCGATGGGTGATTTGGATGGTATTAAACTAAATAACTTAAgttcaaataattgtaatttaaataccATTTGTAAAAACTCATCTAACATGATAACAACTGCCTCTGATAACATTGAACCAATTACGGAATCGATTTCTAATAATGGTGAGTCTGGTAACTGTAAAACAGGATCAAATCATAAGCGCAATGGCAGTTCAGTAAAACTGGTTACTGCCGGCAGCAGCAATAACGgacaaaatagcaacaacaataatgtgGCTGGCTGCACGTCATCCAAACGCCAATTGtttcacagtcaaagtcaaaatggCAGTAACCAAAATGGAGAAAAG ATTGTCAGCTCCTTCGATTTGATTCGCAAAGAGAAACAACAGCAATTGAAGGCATCAGCCGAAAAAGCTTCAAAGGTACAAAGGCAACAGCAGCAATCGCAATCGAATGCCAGCTATAACAGCGGACGGGTGCGCGCTAAATCGCAGAGTGATAAAATGTGCGTACAACAACAAAGTACTAATAAAAACAGTAACAGcaacaccaataacaataacaattgtGGTGGCAATAACAAACATCGCGtacaaaaacaattatcaaTGATTATTGTTAACTCAAATGCTATAACTCATAGTGATAATAAAAGcaatcacaacaacaataatgcgATTAACAACACTGCCGCCCATAGTGCTCGAGTTGCATCTAATCCTACACCAACGGCGTCCACTGGCGCCGAATTACTCGCATTTGCTGTAGAAGCAGCCTCAACTCCAAGCTTAACATCAACAACGAATTCGGCCCAGAAGCCACGGCCAGCATCGGCAACTTTGCATTTTGCCACACCGACAGCTGGTCAACCAACTCAAGAACTACAGCGCATGGCATCGGGCACAAATTTGCGTATCCTAAAACGCAGTACATCATATAATACACAGCAGCCGCAGCCGCAGCAACAAGAACTGCAGCCAAAAAAGAACTTAATACAAATATTGCAACAACAAGAAGCCACGTCCGAACAGACACAACAGTTTGAAACTGAACAAGAAGTACGTCATCGGCATGAACAGCAGAAATTCACACCCAGTTTTAGTTCCTGGATGAATTTctcatttacaaaaaattttattgcaaatgtgTTTTGTTAG
- the LOC129240931 gene encoding uncharacterized protein LOC129240931: protein MTDNQRRECQLVITDKKLPLTSSNVQIRIIQLSDHDEVLNFLRTHYYKEEPLTIGSEPKEQDPEDEKFNMSQIAHGTCLLAVQQIAGDNGDSDIRERVVGVLISGPKDQHEAEHLFEEAARFGPTKWGIALKFLARAEENSNVYARYSVTKALHIHILAVDRNLRGRSIGVRLVDELKRLGRQLDYPLLTLDCTSYYSAKLCERLGMDCVNVEKYQNYLDNEGKPIFRPPPPHECLKTFAMRL from the coding sequence ATGACAGATAATCAAAGACGAGAATGTCAGCTGGTGATCACAGACAAAAAATTACCTCTAACGTCAAGCAATGTGCAAATTCGAATAATACAATTAAGTGATCACGATGAAGTGCTTAATTTCCTAAGAACGCATTATTATAAAGAGGAGCCATTGACCATTGGAAGTGAACCAAAGGAACAAGATCCAGAAGATGAAAAATTCAATATGTCACAGATTGCGCACGGAACTTGCTTATTGGCAGTTCAGCAAATCGCTGGCGATAATGGAGATAGCGATATTAGAGAAcgtgttgttggtgttttaaTATCAGGGCCGAAGGATCAACATGAAGCTGAGCATTTATTCGAAGAGGCGGCCCGTTTCGGTCCCACTAAATGGGGAATAGCTCTTAAATTTTTGGCACGAGCAGAAGAGAACTCCAATGTGTATGCACGTTATAGTGTGACAAAAGCTTTGCATATTCATATATTGGCTGTGGATAGAAATTTGCGTGGGCGCTCGATTGGTGTGAGGCTTGTAGATGAATTGAAACGGCTGGGCCGGCAGCTTGATTATCCGTTGTTGACTTTGGACTGCACAAGTTACTATTCAGCAAAACTATGTGAAAGATTAGGCATGGATTGTGTGAACGTCGAAAAATATCAGAATTACCTCGACAATGAAGGCAAACCTATTTTTAGACCTCCACCACCACACGAATGCCTTAAAACCTTCGCCATgagattgtaa
- the LOC129240375 gene encoding alpha-1,3-mannosyl-glycoprotein 4-beta-N-acetylglucosaminyltransferase A: MVNAGKHSGFVPLVHPRLSRRFASKMFKIRERNCILAITVLVLTPCIIILLIMGPELSTEQSLSQQLAECRFRLQYLESMYRSRQEDLAILSQYLHLTNATTIPMATVAPLPLGNETNTSTSVMPAIGLPTLLKSLSPEARQLIKNATHSHTTQRFSSSTAIRLPTAYNFMPHLLDDSASLHPAYIRSKGRTDVSIVLGIPTVKRDKQSYLVSTLQNLIENMNEEEQNETLIIVFIGESEEELVHAIARQVEINFEIYVDCGLIDIIAPAASYYPNFETLRITLQDSLERVKWRSKQNLDFAYLMSYAQSKGTFYVQLEDDILAKSNFITAMKKFAITKSALAKPDQPSWFVLDFCQLGFIGKMFKSAELPYLITYFQMFYNDKPVDWLLLYFIESKVCRSDKDQKHCNLERAKYWLHYRPSLFQHIGTSSSLKGKVQKLKDKQFGSKVPSFYPHIHNPSARVRSNIVAYKNFLLKRAYRGETYFWGLLPQPGDLVQFIFEKPTLLRRYLFRSGNSEHPSDRFYNTTVEVLPADSLSENSSVWSAYNSTTDEYLIVGAFDGLGVAEGAIDAKIGAIKEIRLHVHSDSENWALLSEIDLETNNGAVSSAVETHTKS, from the exons ATGGTTAACGCGGGAAAACATTCCGGCTTTGTTCCACTCGTTCACCCGAGACTAAGCCGAAGATTTGCATcgaaaatgttcaaaatacGTGAACGTAACTGTATACTGGCGATCACCGTTCTGGTGTTAACACCATGTATTATCATCCTACTTATTATGGGTCCAGAATTATCCACCGAACAGTCACTGTCACAACAATTGGCCGAGTGTCGCTTCCGTCTGCAGTACCTAGAATCGATGTATCGATCCAGACAAGAAGATTTGGCAATACTATCGCAATATTTGCACCTAACTAATGCAACAACAATACCGATGGCGACTGTAGCTCCCTTACCATTGGGCAATGAAACTAACACGAGTACATCCGTAATGCCAGCGATAGGATTACCCACTCTATTGAAATCGTTGAGTCCCGAGGCGcggcaattaattaaaaatgccaCACATTCACATACAACTCAGCGATTTAGTTCATCGACTGCTATACGTCTACCGACAGCTTACAACTTTATGCCACATTTACTCGATGATTCTGCATCGTTACATCCGGCTTATATTCGTTCGAAAGGCCGTACAGATGTGAGTATTGTGCTAGGCATACCGACGGTGAAGCGCGATAAGCAGTCGTATCTGGTGAGCACGTTACAAAATCTCATCGAAAACATGAATGAAGAGGAGCAAAACGAAACGttaattatagtttttattgGCGAGTCAGAAGAAGAATTGGTGCATGCAATCGCCAGACAAGTCgaaataaatttcgaaatataCGTCGATTGTGGTCTGATTGATATTATAGCACCAGCTGCGTCTTATTATCCGAATTTTGAAACGCTACGTATAACCTTACAGGACTCATTGGAACGTGTAAAGTGGCGTAGTAAACAAAATTTGGACTTTGCATACTTGATGTCTTACGCGCAATCAAAAG GCACATTCTATGTCCAGCTGGAGGATGATATTTTGGCTAAATCGAATTTTATCACGGCTATGAAAAAGTTTGCCATAACAAAGAGCGCTCTAGCCAAGCCGGACCAGCCATCGTGGTTTGTACTCGATTTCTGTCAGTTGGGTTTCATCGGTAAAATGTTCAAATCCGCTGAACTGCCATATTTAATCACGTATTTCCAAATGTTCTACAATGATAAGCCCGTAGATTGGTTACTGCTCTATTTCATCGAGTCGAAAGTTTGCCGCTCGGACAAAGATCAAAAGCATTGCAATTTGGAACGCGCCAAGTATTGGTTGCACTATCGCCCATCACTTTTCCAACATATCGGCACGAGTTCCTCACTCAAGGGCAAAGTTCAGAAGTTGAAGGATAAACAATTCGGCTCCAAAGTACCATCATTCTATCCACACATACACAACCCATCGGCACGCGTCAGATCAAATATTGTCGCCTATAAGAACTTTTTACTCAAGCGTGCATATCGTGGCGAAACGTACTTTTGGGGCTTGTTACCACAACCTGGTGATCTGGTgcaatttattttcgaaaaaccaACACTACTACGACGTTATCTCTTTCGTAGCGGCAATAGCGAACATCCTTCGGATCGATTTTACAACACTACCGTTGAAGTGTTACCAGCCGATTCATTGAGCGAAAACTCTTCTGTGTGGAGTGCGTATAATTCGACCACAGACGAGTATCTAATAGTGGGTGCATTCGATGGTTTGGGTGTCGCAGAGGGTGCCATTGATGCAAAAATCGGCGCCATCAAAGAGATACGTTTACATGTGCATAGCGACAGCGAAAATTGGGCACTGCTGAGTGAAATCGATTTGGAAACAAATAATGGAGCTGTTAGTAGCGCCGTCGAGACACATACAAAAAGCTGA